From the Planctomycetia bacterium genome, the window TCTAGGCACCGGCAACCGTTCCCGTGCGACGGCATGATGGAGAACGGCATTTCCGGGAGTTGCATCCCGGGCAACTGACCGAGGCGTGTTTGCCGTCCGAGAGCGACGACCGCGTTCATCTCCATGACGTTCTGCTGCAGCCGCCAAATCATCCGGTTCAACGTATTGCGCGGCCGGGGATCGTGCGGGACTAAGCCGCAAGCCCAGCGATAAGCTTGAATGGCTTCGTTGATTCGGCCGTTGTCTTCGAGGCAAGCCGCGCGCGTACCGAGAAACGCCGCGAGCTCTTCTTTCTGCGTCAACGATCGCAAGTAGAGATTCCCTTTCCGCTCGGCCTCGTTCCAAGGCTCCGGCCAAGTGCGGTAATGCTCGTCGGAAAACACGCCGATGCCGTGGCCGTCACCATCGACGTTGAACCGCTCGGGCACGCTGCGTTTCAACCCGAGCGGATCGTCCCAACGAAAGAAGAGATGGCCGCGCGCTTCGACCAGCTTGAGCGGATAGCCGAGGCGTCGACCGACCGCCACGTAAAGCACGGGCATCGAACCGCATGTGCCCCCTGGGCCGTCGATCATGCCGTGAATGAAGAGGTCGCGTGAGTCGCGAAAGACGGGCTCTTGTTTATGGTCTTGCCAAGTCGGATCGACGGCCCGTTCGGGGTTGTACCGAACTCCGCAATCCTCTTGCAACACTTGCAGCATCATCGAGCAACAGAAGAAGCCCGGCGACTCACGGTAAGTTTTCGGCGAAGCTAAGAACCGATACCAGTGACGACGGATTTCGAGATCGACCCGACGTGCGGCATCGTCCAACCAGGCGGAGCACTTGCCGTAGTCTAAATACTCCGCGCCGGGCAAGCCGGTCGCGCACATGAGGTTGATGGCCGCAAGGTCGAGCTTGCCGAGTAAGTCGTCCGGCGCGGCACAAACCTCGGCGAGCGTGGGCGGCGTCGGCGAATCGGTAACGGCCCGAACCGGTTTCGGCTGCGTCGGCGACTGCTTAGCCCGCTTCGACCGAGACATAGAGCCCTCTCGATGAGTTTTTCGAATTCTCCCCTTCTCTAGAGTGGAATGCAACGAAACTTTTTTAAGGATCTCGAAACGTTCGACGTTTGGGGCGAAAACCTGGAAAACCCTCCGTTAGTGAAACGGACGGACCTCGACCGGTGCGCGGCAGGCGACGACGGCCTTGCGGCCCCACTCCAGCGCCTCATTCATGTCGACGGCTTCCAGCACCCAGAACCCGCCCACGTGTTCCTTGGTTTCCAGATACGGCCCGGCCGGGCCGATTACCCGGCCTGCAGCATACAGTCGAACGACCGAACCGAAATTCGACAAACCGCACAAGAATTTTCCGGCCGCGGGTGACCCAGCCAACGCGTGGTCGGGGTCGCGCAGCGACAAGAGGCCCAAGTTGCCGGACGCAATATTGATGCCTCTTGCTCCTAAGGCGCACGGACATTTGCCGGTGCCACCCCGCTGCCTCCACTACGTCCATACGACCACGATAGCGGATCGCTCCACCGCCGGATTAGGTCTTTGGCTCAGCAACATATGTAACGTTGAATCGCAGTCGGTCGATTAACTCGAACGGTGTCTCTTGCTCGACTCGCATTTCTCGGACAGCTTCGAGGCTCTCTGTGGCAGTGCGTGCGCAATACTGCTGCCACGACTCGGAAGTGGAACGAGGCTTAGTCTCCCAATGCCAAACGCCAGGAGGACTGTCGTCAAGGGACGGAATCAAACCATCCCAAGAGTGCTCACCGATGATGAGCCAAACCTCGCCGCCTAATGTCGCACGGCCCGAATCGCGAATCGCATCGAGTACAGGCTCAATGTCTTGGCGGCGCCAAGCAAACTCACCATTGGCTGCGACGAATGCTTTTGCGGCCGTCATTTCAGAAAACGCGCTCATGTCGAATTTGCTCATCTAGCTAAAATCTAACTCTCGACGTAGCCAGGTCTCACGGCGGATGAGATTGGCTTTAATGCCAAGGGTTTTGGCGATGATCCATCGAAAGCGATTCCAGCTACTGCGAGAAACCGGAATATTCGACGCCTTGCACTTCTCACAAATGATTTCGTGAAGTCGTCCGGCAGTCAAATCTCTCTCGCGACTTGCAAATTCGGGTCGCAAGTCGGCGCTTTCTAGACGAACGCCGAACTGCCGTTCAAACTCTAAGAAGACGGAAACAAAGTCAAGACCCATGGTGGCCTACCAGTTCGTCGGCAACTCAATGGCGATAAAATCTGCGGCCGAGTAGGAATGGTACGATGCGATATTTTAGTCTTTGAAATGACTTGCGACAAACCTACTTCCATATCGACGAAGAAGGACTTTCACATCAGTCGGCGCGTGTGATGCCGAGGTCTTCATACAGCGCTTCGAGCAACGGCCGGATGCGGCGCTGGTGTCGCGCTTCGCCGCAAGTGCCGTTGAGCACCAGCGCGACGATCAGCTCATGCTCGACGTCGGCGAAGGCGACCGACGATTGCGAGCCGCTGTGGCCGACGGTCGATTCGCTTGCATGTCGGCCGTAGCCGTAGGCCGCCGTGGCGACTCCGTAGCGCCGGTTGTTCGGAATCGTTCCGAGGCCCCAATCGAGCACCTGCTTAAAGGTTTCGTCGAGCATGCCGACGCGCTGTCGCGCGGTCATCGCCTGCACGCTCGCGGGCGTGAGGATCTGCGTGCCGCGGCGCGTGCCGGAGCCGAGCAGCATTTCGTAGAAGTTCGCGAGTTGGCGCATCGGCCCATGCCCGCTGCCGCCGGGAGCGCAAGCGGTCAGACCGGCCGGAGTGTCGAAGGGGTGCGGCGCGAGCGAAGGGGCGCCGTCGGTGCGGCGCTCGGTGTTGACCAGCGTGCCGAGGCGATCGCCGTAGCCGGCTTGCAGTTCGGCCGAGATACCGAACCAGCAGTCGTGCATCTCCAGCGGCAAAAAAATCTCGCGGCGCACATACTCGGCAAACGAAACCCCGGCGAGCCGCGCGATGATCTCGCCGAGGATGTACCAACTGGTGTAAGGGTGATAGCCGGCCCGCTGGCCGGGAACCCAATCGCGCTCGAGCGGCGCTCGGCAAAGGCGGCGAATGATCTCATTCCACGCATCGCCATCGAATTTGGTCGTCGCGTCGCCGATGTCGATGAAGCGGAAGCCGCAGGTGTGGGTCAGCAGGTGGCGAATCGTCACGTCCGACTTTCCACCACGCACGTAATCGGGCTGCGGATCGAATTCCGGAACGTGCGTGATGACGGGGTCGTCGAGATGCAGCAGGCCGCGCTCTTGCAGTTGCATGATCGCGGCGGCGGCCACCGGCTTCCCGGCCGAAAGCCAGAGCATCAGCGTGTCGGAAGTGAGCGGAACGGCGGCCGTGGCTTCCGTCGGGGGGCGAGAGAACCCGAACGCCCGATCGACGACGACTTCCCCGGCCATTCGGACATGGATTTGAGCCCCGACATGCAGCCCTTCCGCGAGTCCTTTTTCATAGAGCTCGCTGGTTCGCGGAAGAGTCGTGTCCAAGGGGCGGCCCTCCGGAAAAGTGGTGAATCGAGCGGTAGCCGGGTCAATGAAATTGACAACCGCTGCGGCAGTCGCCATACAGTACAAACAACTGTGGTCGAACTCAACAGATTCCTGTGCCACCCTCAGCCGTCTGCTTCGCCCGTCGCACGTCGAAGCCGAGGAGCCGCATACATGCCGCAAGGTCCGGAGTTAGAAGGCTCAGTCCACGACTTGAGCGACGCGCTCGTGTTTTCGGTCGCGACGCGGTGGATGACCGCGCAAGGGGAAGATCAGAAGAAGCTCACGTCGATGATCGCGCTGTGGCTCGTCAAGGAACACTCCAACGAACTGCCGTGGATCGATCTCCGCTGGAACGAAAAGCGACGCATCGATCTGACGCGCTATCGCGTTTATAAGATCGTGCGCGAAGCGGTCGACCGGGGCTTCGTGCAACTCAACCCTCCGCAAGCCGCCAAACGAGCCGCATCGCTCTACGAAAAATATCAGCTCGACGGCCGCTGGAACGAAGTCCGCATCGTCGACGTGACGGAAGACGTCGTCAACGACATGGTCGCGCGGGCCACGGCCGAGATCGCCGTGAGCTTAATTAAAAAGCTCACCGTGCAAAACGCTTTAGCGGCCGAAGAAGCAGGCAAGCCGGCGGGCGAAGCAGAGCCGATCGGCATCGGCCTCGGCGCCGGCTACAGCTCGCTCGCCGTGATCTCGTACCTGGCGAAAATGTTGCGGAGCTTGCCGGCTTATCCGAAGCTGCGCCTGCATGCGCTGACGCCGACGATTCAAGATCCGATGCTCAGCCCGGTGACGTTCTTCCGCTTGTTCGACGTGCCGGACCAGATCGAATTCGTCGACCTGCCGACAGCCGCCACGGTGCCGATGCGCGACTATGCGCGCTTGCAAGTGCAAGACGAAAACATCGAGCGCGCGTTTCAGCTGCGCAACAAAGTGCAACTCATCATCAGCAGCCTCGCCTGGTCGGGCGATCCGCACGGCTTGATGCAGAGTTACCTCAAGCATCATTCGCGCAAGCCGAAAGGCTTAGACGCCAGTCGCTTCGCCGGCGATCTGCAATATCTGCCGTACGATGAGAGCGGGCCGGTGTTGTTTCCGTCGCAAGGCTTGGAAGCAGGAATCGATATAGGAAGCCAAGGAGATAAAGAAAACTGGCGCGCCGTAACGCTTTTCGATTGGCCCGACCTGCTTAACTTTCACGCGGGCAATACACAACCTCAAGACGGACCGCAGCGCTACTTAGTCATTAGCGCGGCCCCTTGCCGCAGATGCAGCCGCAGCAAATGGCGCGCGATTGCACCACTGCTGCGCAAGATGCGATTCTGGACCCATCTCGTCACCGACGATCTGACGGCCCGCGAGCTGATCGACGAGCGCGACTTGCGGCATCCGGTCGAGACGGCAGACTAATCGCGACGAGATTAAACGGTGTCTTGGCTCAGCCGGCGGTTCGTACGTTGCACGGCTTCATTCTCCGCGCGGTTTGCGGCGCGCCGCAGGCGCAGCGTAGCGGCGAGCCCTTGTCGAATATCGTCTTCGGTCAACGCATACGTGGCCGCAGGATATTCGGTGTCGTAGCCGGGCCCCTTCACGACCGCGCTCGGCGTCGAAGCATCCCAACCGACGATCAGCCGGCGAATCGCTTCGTCGTGAGCGGAGTCGAACAACGGGTTGGTGCGGGTCCAATGGATGCGGCTTGCGCGGTCGACCATTTCCCGTTCGGATAGCCAATAGAATAAACAGCCGTTACCGCGACCATCGACGAAGCGCCCATGAATCACACGTCGGCAGCGAAGCGCCTTGCTGAGCGAGCGCAGCCCGGAAGTGGGAATACTCGAGGCGACGAGTAGAAGATCTTGTTCCTTGGTCATGATTAGATTCCTTTATGCTTCACTGTGCGTAGCAGCCGTGCGTAAGAGGCCAAAAAATGTCCACTTCACGCTTTGATCGAAAATCGTTCAGGTTGGTCCGCTACCCTCTCGTTGCGGCAAAGGGCCCTGCCGAACGACCCGAATCGGATGTGCAAGAGGGCTTGATCTACAGACCTTGCAGATAGCGTACCAATGCCCGCAATTCGGCCTCGGAGAGGTCCGCATGCAAGGAATGCCGGTGCAACCGAAATAAGTCGTCCAACGATTTCATTCGGGCATCGTGTAAAAATGCGACCCCTTGCCCGACGCCGCGCAACGACGGCGGATTGAACTTCGCCAAGCCCGCCTCGTCCCGCAGGCCGACGTCGTACGTGGTCTGCGAAGTGAACGTCAACGGCGCTACATGACATTCGCCGCAGCGCTCGGCCGCGAACACCGCTTCGCCGGCGGCGAAGAGTTGCGCGTCGACGACGTCGGACGTTTTCGGCAGCCGCGGCGGCGCGAAAGGGAGCGTGTGTAGATACGCCGTCACGTCGTCCGAGTCGCGCAGCGTATGCTTAGGCGTATGCATCGAAGTGAGGAACGATCGCTCGACCTGATCGCGTAGCTCGCGTAACTCGCCGTTCCAACCCCAGTGATCGGTGAGCGAAGTCCCGAGCAGCGTGAGGATGCGCTTCGGCGTGCCGTAGCTGCCGTCGCCGAACGTATCGGCGAGTCCGCCGCTGGTATGCCCGTCGGTATGACAACTGTGACAACTCATGAACCCGCCGAGCGATTGTCGGCCATCGAAGAAGAGCCGCTCTCCCCGATCGCGCGGCCAAAGCTCGGGCCGAGGTCCGAGCGCGAACGTTGCCGTGGTTCGGTGTTGGGCGAGATCGACGATGCTGAGCGTGTCGTCGAGCGTATCGGCGACGTAAAGCAACTGCTTCGTGGGATCAAGCAGCGCGGCGGTCGGCCGCGCTCCGACATCGACGCGTGCGACCGCGCGCCCATCGGCAGCGACGATCGCAACCTGCTGCGTTCCGGCTAAGAGCACGACCGAACGGCCGTCAGCCAGGAGAAACACATCGTCGGGATCAGCCGCGCCGATGTTTTTAGCTTCCGTAACATCTCCATCGAGACGAACCGGCGTTCCGGACAATTCCAGCGACGACGTCGAGAAGCGCCCCAAGAGGTTCGCGGCGAGTTTTCCTGCGCGAAGATTTTCCACGGTCGTCGGCAGGCGCTCGGCAGGACGTTGGTAAGACACGAGCAGTTCGTTCCGCCGCAGGTCGAGGGAGAGGCCGCGAATGTTTCGGCCGTCGAGCGTCCGTTCGATAGTGATCAAGCCCTTGCGCAGATCGATGACGGCGATGCGACCTCCGAACGCATCGGCCACGACGACACCGACACCGTCGGGCAGCAGCAAGAGTTCACGCGGCGCGAATGGGAGCGCATGCGAGCGAACGACGTGCGGGCCACCTGTCGCATCTAGTTCGACAACATCAAGCCGCCGCGACCAGCGACCGGCAACAAGCGCCGTTCGCCCATCATCGCCGACGATCACGCGTTGAGGATCGTCGGCGACGCGCGTGCGGCCGATGATCCTTACGCCGGTTCGTTGTATTTTCAGCAGGAGCAGCTCATGCGTTTTGTCGTCGAGCGCGACGAACGTATCGGAATCGCCCGTATCAGAGTCGCCGGCACGTTTCAAATCGGTCAGTCGCGAGGCGATTTCGGTTTCGCCGACGACCAGCTTTCGCTCGACGTCGACGAGCGAGATCGAGCCGGTGCGCGCATTCGCCACGGCCAGCAACCGGCCCGACTCGACCCAGGCGAGTGCGATCGGTTTGCGGAAGCGGGCCGC encodes:
- a CDS encoding YciI family protein → MNIASGNLGLLSLRDPDHALAGSPAAGKFLCGLSNFGSVVRLYAAGRVIGPAGPYLETKEHVGGFWVLEAVDMNEALEWGRKAVVACRAPVEVRPFH
- a CDS encoding beta-lactamase family protein, producing MDTTLPRTSELYEKGLAEGLHVGAQIHVRMAGEVVVDRAFGFSRPPTEATAAVPLTSDTLMLWLSAGKPVAAAAIMQLQERGLLHLDDPVITHVPEFDPQPDYVRGGKSDVTIRHLLTHTCGFRFIDIGDATTKFDGDAWNEIIRRLCRAPLERDWVPGQRAGYHPYTSWYILGEIIARLAGVSFAEYVRREIFLPLEMHDCWFGISAELQAGYGDRLGTLVNTERRTDGAPSLAPHPFDTPAGLTACAPGGSGHGPMRQLANFYEMLLGSGTRRGTQILTPASVQAMTARQRVGMLDETFKQVLDWGLGTIPNNRRYGVATAAYGYGRHASESTVGHSGSQSSVAFADVEHELIVALVLNGTCGEARHQRRIRPLLEALYEDLGITRAD
- a CDS encoding cytochrome C peroxidase, coding for MTRYRNRLLVVIAAMVAIAASSGTSDEARQPKEASSPAARFRKPIALAWVESGRLLAVANARTGSISLVDVERKLVVGETEIASRLTDLKRAGDSDTGDSDTFVALDDKTHELLLLKIQRTGVRIIGRTRVADDPQRVIVGDDGRTALVAGRWSRRLDVVELDATGGPHVVRSHALPFAPRELLLLPDGVGVVVADAFGGRIAVIDLRKGLITIERTLDGRNIRGLSLDLRRNELLVSYQRPAERLPTTVENLRAGKLAANLLGRFSTSSLELSGTPVRLDGDVTEAKNIGAADPDDVFLLADGRSVVLLAGTQQVAIVAADGRAVARVDVGARPTAALLDPTKQLLYVADTLDDTLSIVDLAQHRTTATFALGPRPELWPRDRGERLFFDGRQSLGGFMSCHSCHTDGHTSGGLADTFGDGSYGTPKRILTLLGTSLTDHWGWNGELRELRDQVERSFLTSMHTPKHTLRDSDDVTAYLHTLPFAPPRLPKTSDVVDAQLFAAGEAVFAAERCGECHVAPLTFTSQTTYDVGLRDEAGLAKFNPPSLRGVGQGVAFLHDARMKSLDDLFRLHRHSLHADLSEAELRALVRYLQGL